One segment of Myxococcus xanthus DNA contains the following:
- a CDS encoding alpha/beta fold hydrolase: MPTTHLPAPRVFDVSLPDLTLEAGARITNHLVRGWWWGPAEDVAWLESRARVLSEDEARASALRVVRRTVAEQQALAAEARHRGPARAPAPVPTVLLVHALTGDMRAGSKGGWWEPLIGPRRALDPSRVRLLCFNNLGSCYGTSGPADEGFPLRTDDARFGPPLPLPKGDLRQDEQRLPATVTPWDQARSILLAMDALGLDDVELVTGGSLGGMVVLCLAALAPERFARLFPIATTESATAWVVGLNHVARQALLMDPGFPESPHRGLELARQLAMLTYRAEPGLEALQGRPAEWSSRALHPMHSYLEYQGQKLESRFDARAYLAQLGAMDHHDLSRFPGGGLARIRASALCVGIDTDQLFFPSHMATLTRRLREHGLHAEHATLSSQHGHDGFLLEWDAMAVLLARALALPTARGPEHAFPRWPEVRPALNPPCGTKA; the protein is encoded by the coding sequence GTGCCCACCACCCACCTTCCCGCCCCGCGTGTCTTCGACGTCTCCCTGCCCGATTTGACGCTGGAGGCAGGCGCCCGCATCACGAACCACCTCGTCCGCGGCTGGTGGTGGGGTCCCGCGGAGGACGTCGCCTGGCTCGAGTCACGCGCGCGCGTCCTCTCCGAGGACGAAGCCCGGGCGAGCGCGCTGCGCGTCGTCCGCCGCACCGTGGCCGAACAGCAGGCGCTCGCGGCGGAAGCCCGTCATCGAGGCCCGGCCCGAGCCCCCGCGCCCGTCCCCACGGTGCTGCTGGTCCACGCGCTCACCGGCGACATGCGCGCGGGCAGCAAGGGCGGCTGGTGGGAGCCACTCATCGGCCCGCGGCGCGCGCTGGACCCGTCCCGCGTGCGGCTCCTGTGCTTCAACAACCTGGGCTCCTGCTACGGCACCAGCGGCCCGGCCGACGAGGGCTTCCCGCTGCGGACGGATGACGCGCGCTTCGGTCCGCCGTTGCCGCTGCCCAAGGGCGACCTGCGCCAGGACGAACAGCGCCTGCCCGCCACCGTCACACCGTGGGACCAGGCCCGGAGCATTCTGCTGGCCATGGACGCGCTGGGGCTGGACGACGTGGAGCTCGTCACCGGCGGCTCACTGGGCGGCATGGTGGTGCTCTGCCTCGCGGCGTTGGCGCCGGAGCGCTTCGCGCGCCTCTTCCCCATCGCCACCACGGAGTCCGCCACCGCGTGGGTGGTGGGCCTCAACCACGTGGCGCGGCAGGCCCTGCTGATGGACCCGGGCTTCCCCGAGTCCCCCCACCGGGGCCTGGAATTGGCCCGCCAGCTCGCGATGCTCACCTACCGCGCGGAGCCCGGCCTGGAAGCGCTCCAGGGCCGCCCCGCCGAGTGGTCCTCACGCGCGCTGCACCCCATGCACAGCTATCTGGAATACCAGGGCCAGAAGCTGGAGAGCCGCTTCGACGCGCGCGCGTACCTGGCGCAGTTGGGCGCCATGGACCACCACGACCTGTCACGCTTCCCGGGAGGCGGCCTGGCCCGCATCCGCGCGAGCGCGCTGTGCGTGGGCATCGACACCGACCAGCTCTTCTTCCCCAGCCACATGGCGACGCTGACGCGGCGGCTGCGCGAGCACGGCCTCCACGCCGAGCACGCCACGCTGTCCAGTCAACACGGGCACGACGGCTTCCTGCTGGAGTGGGACGCCATGGCCGTCCTGCTCGCGCGGGCGCTCGCCCTGCCCACGGCCAGGGGCCCGGAGCACGCCTTCCCGCGCTGGCCGGAAGTGCGCCCCGCCCTCAACCCACCTTGCGGGACGAAGGCGTGA
- a CDS encoding nuclear transport factor 2 family protein — MLPEEDFLAAEEALRRAMLSSDVAALDALLSDDLLFVSHTGRVLDKESDLESHRSGALRLTRVDFTDTHFRYLSAGAVVVVHAALSGEFQGTRFEGNFRYTRVWQVVDNAPQVVAAQCTAVG; from the coding sequence ATGCTTCCAGAGGAAGACTTCCTGGCCGCGGAGGAGGCGCTGAGACGGGCCATGCTCTCGAGCGATGTCGCCGCGCTCGACGCCCTCCTCTCCGACGACCTCCTCTTTGTCAGCCACACCGGCCGCGTCCTCGACAAGGAATCCGACCTGGAATCGCATCGCTCGGGAGCCCTGCGCCTCACACGGGTGGACTTCACCGACACACATTTCCGCTACCTCTCCGCGGGCGCCGTGGTCGTCGTCCATGCCGCGCTATCCGGTGAGTTCCAGGGAACCCGCTTCGAAGGGAACTTCCGTTACACGCGCGTGTGGCAGGTTGTGGACAACGCGCCCCAGGTCGTCGCGGCGCAGTGCACGGCGGTGGGTTGA
- a CDS encoding phosphotransferase family protein, whose translation MPPTATIDPAGAVRPGEELDLPAVDAWLKAQVPTLEGTPEVTQYAGGASNWTYRLKYANRDLILRRPPAGTKAKSAHDMAREYTVQQALKPAYPVVPTMVGLCQDPAVLGSDFYVMERIEGLIPRKHLPRGLALDAKQTRTLCLNVIAKLVELHAVDPVAVGLTSLGKGPGYPTRQVEGWSARYEKARTWNVASFRYVRDWLKANTPADIATCVIHNDWRFDNVVLAPEEPTRIIGVLDWEMATLGDPLMDLGSALAYWVHADDDFLMRSTRRQPTHLPGMLRREEVVAYYLDQTKLKPANWTFYEVFGLFRLAVIAQQIYYRYHHKQTRNPAFKNFWVLVNYLGWRCHRLIRKGAR comes from the coding sequence ATGCCACCGACCGCGACCATCGACCCCGCTGGCGCCGTGCGCCCGGGCGAAGAGCTGGACCTCCCCGCCGTGGATGCCTGGCTCAAGGCCCAGGTCCCTACGCTGGAAGGCACGCCGGAAGTCACGCAGTACGCGGGCGGTGCCTCCAACTGGACGTACCGGCTGAAGTACGCCAACCGGGACCTCATCCTGCGCCGCCCTCCCGCGGGGACGAAGGCGAAGTCGGCGCACGACATGGCCCGTGAGTACACGGTGCAGCAGGCACTGAAGCCGGCCTATCCCGTCGTGCCCACCATGGTGGGCCTGTGCCAGGACCCGGCCGTGCTGGGCTCCGACTTCTACGTCATGGAGCGCATCGAGGGGCTCATCCCGCGCAAGCACCTGCCCCGGGGGCTGGCCCTGGACGCGAAGCAGACGCGGACGCTGTGCCTCAACGTCATCGCCAAGCTCGTGGAGCTGCACGCCGTGGACCCGGTGGCGGTGGGCCTGACATCACTGGGCAAGGGGCCGGGCTATCCCACGCGGCAGGTGGAGGGCTGGTCGGCGCGCTACGAGAAAGCACGGACGTGGAACGTCGCCAGCTTCCGCTACGTGCGCGACTGGCTCAAGGCGAACACGCCCGCGGACATCGCCACGTGCGTCATCCACAACGACTGGCGCTTCGACAACGTGGTGCTCGCCCCGGAGGAGCCCACGCGCATCATCGGCGTGCTCGACTGGGAGATGGCCACCCTGGGTGACCCACTGATGGACCTGGGCAGCGCGCTGGCCTACTGGGTCCATGCCGACGACGACTTCCTGATGCGCTCCACGCGGCGCCAGCCCACGCACCTGCCCGGCATGCTCCGGCGCGAAGAGGTCGTGGCGTACTACCTGGACCAGACGAAGCTGAAGCCCGCCAACTGGACCTTCTACGAAGTGTTCGGCCTCTTCCGGCTCGCCGTCATCGCCCAGCAAATCTACTACCGCTACCACCACAAGCAGACGCGCAACCCCGCGTTCAAGAACTTCTGGGTGCTGGTCAACTACCTGGGCTGGCGCTGCCACCGGCTCATCCGCAAGGGGGCACGCTGA
- the tatC gene encoding twin-arginine translocase subunit TatC, translating into MSLADHLTELRSRLMRCTIAVLILGTISLVFAKPIFGLLMQPVLDALPPENRSLIYTSGIEELNVLMKVGVYCGIFLTTPVILMQIWGFVSPGLYPEERRFAAPFVAFGSIAFLLGAAFCYFAVLPSMFTFLLNEEETLALEQRLDTARLRADDALRFLRLGEAEEAGRIAKETSTQLRAEGQGQAPAPEVAPAASVEMTGRLDGLGRLLDAASVGYGAQSRGVLRQAVEKRVEAVTAYEKKDFAAAAAAMDGSASLLAGIAPTRTEELAGLWRLEKELATAHAAHEAARWTRPMLSMHEQLSLVLLLILAFGIIFELPLVMALLGVVGVVKSSWLFRYQRHAFVVCLIAAAIITPTGDVVNLSLMAGPMLLCYELGVLLVWMVERRRARNSAETGITPAS; encoded by the coding sequence ATGAGTCTGGCGGATCACCTGACGGAGCTCCGCTCGCGCCTCATGCGGTGCACCATCGCCGTGCTCATCCTGGGGACGATTTCGCTCGTCTTCGCCAAGCCGATTTTCGGCCTGCTGATGCAGCCGGTGCTGGATGCGCTGCCGCCCGAGAATCGCTCGCTCATCTACACGTCCGGCATCGAAGAGCTGAACGTCCTGATGAAGGTGGGCGTGTACTGCGGCATCTTCCTCACCACGCCCGTCATCCTGATGCAGATCTGGGGCTTCGTCTCGCCCGGCCTGTATCCGGAGGAGCGCCGCTTCGCCGCGCCCTTCGTGGCGTTCGGTTCCATCGCCTTCCTCCTCGGCGCCGCCTTCTGCTACTTCGCGGTGCTGCCCTCCATGTTCACCTTCCTCCTCAACGAGGAGGAGACGCTCGCGCTGGAGCAGCGCCTGGACACGGCCCGGCTGCGCGCGGATGACGCCTTGCGCTTCCTTCGCCTGGGCGAAGCGGAGGAGGCGGGGCGCATCGCGAAGGAGACGAGCACCCAACTGCGCGCGGAGGGCCAGGGCCAGGCACCCGCGCCCGAGGTCGCGCCCGCCGCCAGCGTGGAGATGACGGGGCGGCTGGATGGCCTGGGGCGGCTCTTGGACGCGGCGTCGGTGGGCTACGGCGCGCAGTCCCGCGGCGTGCTGCGGCAGGCGGTGGAGAAGCGCGTGGAGGCCGTGACGGCCTACGAGAAGAAGGACTTCGCGGCGGCGGCGGCGGCCATGGACGGTTCGGCGAGCCTGCTGGCGGGCATCGCCCCCACGCGCACCGAGGAACTGGCGGGGCTGTGGCGGCTGGAGAAGGAGCTGGCCACGGCGCACGCGGCGCATGAGGCGGCGCGGTGGACGCGGCCCATGTTGTCCATGCACGAGCAGCTCTCGCTGGTGCTGCTGCTCATCCTCGCCTTCGGCATCATCTTCGAGCTGCCGCTCGTCATGGCCCTGCTGGGCGTGGTGGGCGTGGTGAAGTCGTCCTGGCTCTTCAGGTACCAGCGCCACGCCTTCGTGGTGTGCCTCATCGCGGCGGCCATCATCACCCCCACGGGAGACGTGGTGAACCTGTCGCTGATGGCCGGCCCCATGCTGCTCTGCTACGAGCTGGGCGTGTTGTTGGTGTGGATGGTGGAGCGGCGTCGCGCGCGGAACTCGGCGGAAACGGGCATCACCCCGGCGTCGTAG
- a CDS encoding MFS transporter, which translates to MPNQRQVSERAVVALIGAVQFVNILDFVMVMPLGPDFAKELGIASSHIGIIGGAYTAAASVAGLAGGYFLDRFDRRKALAVSMLGLVVATAAGGFATGMSTLMLARVVAGIFGGPATSLSLSIIADLVPVERRGRALGAVMGAFSVASVAGVPMALKLAEFGGWRVPFFAVAAMGLLVVLGAIFYLPPVRGHLDAGPRKQAGVLELLANRDIQLSYVMTALVMMAGFVLIPNLSAYLQQNVGYPRDLLWLPYFIGGIASFATLRVAGPMVDRYGSFKVGTVGSALVLLSTYVGFVHLPRWMPVPVIFTLFMVAMGTRNVAYNTLTSRVPDTPVRARFMSLQSAVQHMAAAVGAFLSARLLTDLPDGTLGGIPRMAGVSMVLTLLLPALLWVVERRVHSREQARALAVAPSQGMAVPLSPGADSHA; encoded by the coding sequence ATGCCGAATCAACGACAGGTCTCCGAGCGCGCCGTGGTGGCCCTCATCGGCGCGGTCCAGTTCGTGAACATCCTGGACTTCGTGATGGTGATGCCGCTGGGCCCGGACTTCGCGAAGGAGCTGGGCATCGCGTCGTCGCACATCGGCATCATCGGCGGCGCGTACACGGCCGCCGCCAGCGTGGCGGGGCTGGCCGGTGGCTACTTCCTGGACCGCTTCGACCGCCGCAAGGCGCTGGCGGTGTCCATGCTGGGCCTGGTGGTGGCCACCGCGGCGGGTGGCTTCGCCACGGGCATGTCCACGCTGATGCTGGCGCGCGTGGTGGCGGGCATCTTCGGCGGGCCGGCCACGTCGCTGTCGCTGTCCATCATCGCGGACCTGGTCCCCGTGGAGCGGCGCGGACGTGCGCTGGGTGCGGTGATGGGCGCCTTCTCCGTGGCCTCGGTGGCGGGCGTGCCCATGGCGCTGAAGCTGGCCGAGTTCGGCGGCTGGCGCGTGCCCTTCTTCGCGGTGGCCGCCATGGGCCTGCTGGTGGTGCTGGGCGCCATCTTCTACCTGCCACCCGTGCGCGGCCATCTGGACGCGGGGCCCCGCAAACAGGCCGGCGTGCTCGAGCTGCTGGCCAACCGGGACATCCAACTGTCGTACGTGATGACGGCGTTGGTGATGATGGCGGGCTTCGTCCTCATCCCCAACCTGTCCGCCTATCTGCAGCAGAACGTGGGCTACCCGCGCGACCTGCTCTGGCTGCCGTACTTCATCGGCGGCATCGCCAGCTTCGCGACGCTCCGGGTGGCGGGGCCCATGGTGGACCGGTACGGCTCCTTCAAGGTGGGCACGGTGGGCTCCGCGCTGGTGCTGCTGTCCACCTACGTGGGCTTCGTCCACCTGCCTCGGTGGATGCCCGTCCCCGTCATCTTCACGCTCTTCATGGTGGCCATGGGGACGCGCAACGTCGCGTACAACACGCTGACGTCACGGGTGCCGGACACCCCGGTACGTGCGCGCTTCATGTCCCTCCAGTCCGCCGTCCAGCACATGGCCGCCGCCGTGGGGGCCTTCCTCAGCGCCCGGCTGCTGACGGACCTGCCAGACGGGACCCTGGGCGGCATTCCCCGGATGGCCGGAGTGTCCATGGTCCTGACGCTGTTGCTTCCCGCCTTGCTGTGGGTGGTGGAGCGGCGGGTGCACAGCAGGGAGCAGGCACGGGCGCTGGCGGTGGCTCCCTCGCAAGGAATGGCGGTTCCGCTCTCGCCCGGGGCGGATTCTCACGCGTAG
- a CDS encoding twin-arginine translocase TatA/TatE family subunit produces the protein MFNIGAGEMVFILVAALLILGPQRLPELARGIGKFLREFRRQTDEVRNVVEREFYAMDQEIGEPPTAPLRPGTRFAPQPPQAVGGPEATLPPATDGASPPADAASPQPSSPAQVLEMDAQGPREVATSDVHAGETPAQDAATAEPGAEPTAEAPPEPAASTATSPTLSPIPGTVARNAPKRS, from the coding sequence ATGTTCAACATCGGCGCAGGCGAAATGGTGTTCATCCTGGTGGCCGCGCTGCTCATTCTCGGGCCGCAGCGGTTGCCCGAGCTCGCGCGCGGCATCGGCAAGTTCCTGCGCGAGTTCCGCCGCCAGACGGATGAGGTCCGCAACGTCGTGGAGCGTGAGTTCTACGCCATGGACCAGGAAATCGGAGAACCTCCCACCGCGCCCTTGCGGCCCGGGACGCGCTTCGCGCCCCAGCCGCCGCAGGCCGTGGGTGGGCCCGAGGCCACCCTGCCTCCCGCCACGGATGGCGCGTCACCTCCGGCCGATGCGGCGTCTCCTCAGCCCTCGTCGCCCGCGCAGGTGCTGGAAATGGACGCGCAGGGGCCTCGTGAGGTGGCCACCTCCGACGTGCATGCCGGGGAGACGCCCGCGCAGGACGCTGCGACGGCGGAGCCGGGCGCGGAGCCCACCGCCGAGGCGCCGCCCGAGCCCGCTGCTTCCACCGCCACCTCGCCCACGCTGTCGCCCATCCCGGGGACGGTGGCGCGCAACGCCCCGAAACGGAGCTGA
- a CDS encoding potassium channel family protein: MKQSRRHFRANLRYLRALVRRFRTTLVLSAVLFLGGPLLFHWRFRGPGGDRIDFGEALHHTYFLLYGQPSLPYVDDWMVELLNLVIPPAGIALVADGVVRFAYLFFARHKNDKEWIEVVSETMKGHVVVCGAGRVGYRVVTQLREMGKDVVVVEKREDAAFVSALRDELVPLLIDDTRSPLCLPRTNVKDASAIVCATDDDLANLNIALDARKLNPDIRVVIRLFDDDLSGKVRETFKAEALSSSSLAAPAMALAAMDPRIVHSFHLAKHLMVVSLFEARLGLPGLTISDVRDRFGCLALSLQRNGEERLHPQGEEVIRPGDVLSLQASYPEYRRLRAFTHEAEPPLWSHHAPVAVVTPSSRKVG, encoded by the coding sequence ATGAAGCAGTCCCGCAGGCACTTCCGGGCCAATCTGCGCTACCTGCGGGCGCTGGTGCGGCGATTTCGCACCACGCTGGTGCTGTCCGCCGTGCTGTTCCTGGGAGGGCCGCTGCTCTTCCATTGGCGCTTCCGCGGGCCGGGCGGCGACCGCATCGACTTCGGCGAGGCGCTGCACCACACCTACTTCCTGCTCTACGGCCAGCCGTCGCTGCCCTATGTGGACGACTGGATGGTGGAGCTGCTCAACCTGGTGATTCCGCCTGCTGGTATTGCGCTGGTCGCGGATGGTGTGGTGCGCTTCGCGTACCTCTTCTTCGCCCGGCACAAGAACGACAAGGAGTGGATCGAAGTGGTCTCCGAGACGATGAAGGGCCACGTCGTGGTGTGTGGAGCGGGGCGGGTGGGCTACCGCGTGGTGACGCAACTGCGGGAGATGGGCAAGGACGTGGTGGTGGTGGAGAAGCGCGAGGACGCGGCCTTCGTGTCCGCGCTGCGTGACGAGCTGGTGCCGCTGCTCATCGACGACACGCGCAGCCCGCTGTGCCTGCCTCGCACCAACGTGAAGGACGCGTCCGCCATCGTCTGCGCGACGGACGACGACCTGGCGAACCTCAACATCGCCCTGGACGCGCGCAAGCTCAACCCGGACATTCGCGTGGTCATCCGCCTCTTCGATGACGACTTGAGCGGCAAGGTGCGCGAGACGTTCAAGGCGGAAGCGCTCTCCAGCTCGTCGCTGGCGGCCCCGGCCATGGCGCTGGCGGCCATGGACCCGCGCATCGTCCACTCGTTCCACCTGGCGAAGCACCTGATGGTCGTCTCGCTGTTCGAGGCGCGCTTGGGTCTGCCGGGGCTCACCATCTCCGATGTGCGGGACCGGTTCGGCTGCCTGGCGCTGTCACTGCAACGCAATGGCGAGGAGCGGCTCCACCCGCAGGGGGAAGAGGTCATCCGGCCTGGAGACGTGCTGTCGCTCCAGGCGTCCTATCCGGAGTACCGGCGGCTGCGCGCCTTCACCCACGAGGCCGAGCCGCCCCTGTGGTCCCACCACGCGCCGGTGGCGGTGGTCACGCCTTCGTCCCGCAAGGTGGGTTGA
- a CDS encoding methylated-DNA--[protein]-cysteine S-methyltransferase codes for MASSDYARIEQAILYLDAHAREQPSLDDVAAHVGLSTFHFQRLFSRWAGISPKRFIQVHTLSSARRLLDERRSVLETSLEVGLSGSGRLHELFVTLTSMTPGEYKLGGEGLTVRHGVHLSPFGACLLAVCERGICSLHFLAGESEEEALASLRKQWPRATFEASAEDTAPWMERIFQAGHGGSESSPLSVLVRGTPFQVQVWQALLRVPSGEVTTYEDLARAIGKPKAMRAVGSAVGENPVGLLIPCHRVLRKTGVFGEYRWGASRKRAMLAWEDLRYDGAPLSGM; via the coding sequence ATGGCATCCAGCGACTACGCCCGCATCGAACAAGCCATCCTCTATCTCGACGCACATGCGCGCGAGCAGCCGTCCCTGGACGACGTGGCCGCGCACGTGGGGCTGAGCACCTTCCACTTCCAGCGGCTCTTCTCGCGCTGGGCGGGCATCAGCCCCAAGCGCTTCATCCAGGTGCACACGCTGAGCTCGGCCCGGCGCCTGCTCGACGAGCGTCGCAGCGTGCTGGAGACGTCGCTGGAGGTGGGCCTGTCGGGCAGCGGCCGGCTGCATGAGCTCTTCGTGACGCTGACGTCGATGACACCGGGGGAATACAAGCTGGGCGGCGAAGGGCTCACCGTGCGCCACGGCGTCCACCTGTCACCGTTCGGCGCGTGTCTGCTCGCCGTCTGCGAGCGTGGCATCTGCAGCCTGCACTTCCTCGCGGGTGAGTCAGAGGAGGAGGCGCTCGCCTCGCTGCGCAAGCAGTGGCCGCGCGCCACGTTCGAGGCGTCCGCCGAGGACACGGCGCCATGGATGGAGCGCATCTTCCAGGCGGGGCACGGTGGCTCGGAGTCGAGCCCCTTGTCGGTGCTGGTACGGGGCACGCCCTTCCAGGTGCAGGTGTGGCAGGCGCTGCTGCGGGTGCCGTCGGGCGAGGTGACGACGTACGAGGACCTCGCACGCGCCATTGGCAAGCCCAAGGCGATGCGCGCGGTGGGCTCGGCGGTCGGCGAGAATCCCGTGGGGCTCTTGATTCCCTGTCACCGCGTGCTGCGCAAGACGGGTGTCTTCGGGGAGTACCGCTGGGGCGCCTCACGCAAGCGGGCGATGCTGGCGTGGGAGGACTTGCGGTACGACGGCGCGCCGCTCAGCGGTATGTGA
- a CDS encoding histidine phosphatase family protein, giving the protein MGVVYLVRHGQASFGAANYDQLSETGLVQARVLGESLRERLPRVDAVVTGTMARHRQTAEACLAALGCGTVAVQTAGFNEFDHEEIVARHTPRYADPEVLRAELSQTESPRRAYQALFADAVARWVAGQHDAEYTEPWSAFGERCRRAMDALIQEMGASKNALVFTSGGTITAICQELLHILDEHAFRLNLTLANCGLTKVIYSERGRYLSTLNEHSHFEGAQRALLTYR; this is encoded by the coding sequence ATGGGCGTGGTGTATCTGGTCCGGCACGGCCAGGCCTCGTTCGGCGCGGCGAACTACGACCAACTGTCGGAGACGGGCCTCGTACAGGCCCGGGTGCTCGGTGAGTCCCTGCGCGAGCGGCTCCCCCGTGTGGACGCCGTCGTCACCGGCACCATGGCGCGGCACCGGCAGACGGCGGAGGCGTGCCTCGCCGCGCTCGGTTGCGGCACCGTGGCCGTGCAGACGGCGGGCTTCAACGAGTTCGACCACGAGGAAATCGTCGCCCGGCACACGCCACGCTACGCAGACCCGGAGGTGCTCCGAGCGGAGTTGTCACAGACGGAGTCACCCCGGCGCGCCTACCAGGCGCTCTTCGCCGACGCCGTGGCCCGCTGGGTGGCCGGCCAGCACGACGCGGAGTACACCGAGCCCTGGTCCGCCTTCGGCGAGCGGTGCCGCCGCGCGATGGATGCCCTCATCCAGGAGATGGGCGCGTCGAAGAACGCGCTCGTCTTCACCTCCGGGGGCACCATCACCGCCATCTGCCAGGAGCTGCTCCACATCCTCGACGAGCACGCCTTCCGCCTCAACCTGACGCTGGCGAACTGCGGCCTCACCAAGGTCATCTACAGCGAGCGCGGCCGTTATCTGTCCACGCTCAACGAGCACAGCCACTTCGAAGGCGCCCAGCGCGCGCTGCTCACATACCGCTGA
- a CDS encoding SDR family oxidoreductase: MATQRIFITGGASGLGKAIAVRFARAGWKVCIGDVNDTRGEEALKELSALAPQAHYLRCDVRREEDLREALDWLTAQWGGVDVVINNAGVAQAGAIEDVSIDDWQWIIDINLLGVVRGCKVFTPAFKKQGHGHIVNVASMAGLLDVPLMSSYNATKAAVVSLSETLHNELAEYGIGVSVVCPSFFKTNLGDSLRTTDPRLGATMARLLERSAITADDIANDVFDAVAERGFYVLPHADGRRTWALKRLLPRELYSWMLRRNTRGMRPGSQPKAS, encoded by the coding sequence ATGGCAACTCAACGCATCTTCATCACCGGTGGTGCCAGCGGACTTGGCAAGGCCATCGCCGTGCGCTTCGCTCGCGCCGGCTGGAAGGTCTGCATCGGCGACGTCAACGACACCCGCGGCGAGGAGGCCTTGAAGGAGCTCTCCGCGCTGGCGCCCCAGGCCCATTACCTGCGCTGTGACGTGCGGCGCGAGGAGGACCTGCGCGAGGCCCTGGACTGGCTCACGGCCCAGTGGGGCGGCGTGGACGTGGTCATCAACAACGCCGGTGTCGCGCAGGCGGGCGCCATCGAGGACGTGTCGATTGATGACTGGCAGTGGATCATCGACATCAACCTGCTGGGCGTCGTGCGTGGATGCAAGGTGTTCACGCCTGCCTTCAAGAAGCAGGGCCACGGCCACATCGTCAACGTGGCGTCCATGGCGGGCCTGCTCGATGTGCCGCTGATGAGCAGCTACAACGCGACCAAGGCCGCCGTCGTGTCGCTGTCCGAGACGCTGCACAACGAGCTGGCGGAGTACGGCATCGGCGTCAGCGTCGTGTGCCCGTCCTTCTTCAAGACGAACCTGGGTGACTCGCTGCGCACCACGGACCCGAGGCTGGGGGCCACCATGGCGCGGCTGCTGGAGCGCTCCGCCATCACCGCGGATGACATCGCCAACGACGTGTTCGACGCGGTGGCTGAGCGCGGCTTCTACGTCCTGCCCCATGCGGATGGCCGCAGGACCTGGGCGCTGAAGCGCCTGCTGCCGCGTGAGCTTTATTCGTGGATGCTGCGCCGGAATACGCGAGGCATGCGCCCCGGTTCGCAGCCGAAGGCGAGCTGA